The DNA window GCCGCCACCAAGGCCGGCGTGATGGTGGTCAACGCGCCGACCTCCAACATCGTCACCGCCGCCGAGCTCGCCTGCGGCCTGCTGATCTCGGTCGCCCGCAATATCGCACCGGCCAACACCGCCCTGAAGAACGGCGAGTGGAAGCGGTCCAAGTACACCGGTGTCGAGCTGGCCGAGAAGACCCTCGGCGTGGTCGGCCTCGGCCGGATCGGCGTGCTGGTCGCGCAGCGGATGTCCGCCTTCGGCATGAAGGTGGTCGCCTACGACCCCTACATCCAGGCCGCCCGCGCCGCCCAGATGGGCGTCAAGCTGCTCTCCCTGGACGAGCTGCTGGAGGTGTCGGACTTCATCACCGTCCACCTCCCCAAGACCCCGGAGACCCTCGGCCTGATCGGCGACGAGGCGCTGCACAAGGTCAAGCCCACCGTGCGGATCGTCAATGCGGCCCGTGGCGGCATCGTCGACGAGTCGGCGCTGGTCAGCGCGCTCAAGGAGGGCCGCGTCGCCGCCGCCGGCCTGGATGTCTTCGCCAAGGAGCCGTGCACCGACTCCCCGCTCTTCGAGTTCGACAATGTGGTGGCCACCCCGCACCTGGGCGCCTCCACCGACGAGGCCCAGGAGAAGGCCGGCATCGCCGTCGCCCGCTCGGTGCGGCTGGCGCTCGCCGGCGAGCTGGTCCCGGACGCGGTCAACGTCCAGGGCGGCGTGATCGCCGAGGATGTACGCCCCGGCCTGCCGCTCGCCGAGAAGCTCGGCCGCATCTTCACCGCGCTGGCCGGCGAGGTCGCCGTCCGGCTCGATGTCGAGGTGCGCGGCGAGATCACCCAGCATGACG is part of the Peterkaempfera bronchialis genome and encodes:
- the serA gene encoding phosphoglycerate dehydrogenase → MSAATHQKPVVLIAEELSPATVDALGPDFEIRHCNGADRAELLPAIADVDAILVRSATKVDAEAIAAAGKLKVVARAGVGLDNVDVSAATKAGVMVVNAPTSNIVTAAELACGLLISVARNIAPANTALKNGEWKRSKYTGVELAEKTLGVVGLGRIGVLVAQRMSAFGMKVVAYDPYIQAARAAQMGVKLLSLDELLEVSDFITVHLPKTPETLGLIGDEALHKVKPTVRIVNAARGGIVDESALVSALKEGRVAAAGLDVFAKEPCTDSPLFEFDNVVATPHLGASTDEAQEKAGIAVARSVRLALAGELVPDAVNVQGGVIAEDVRPGLPLAEKLGRIFTALAGEVAVRLDVEVRGEITQHDVKVLELSALKGVFEDVVAETVSYVNAPLFAQERGVEVRLTTSSESPEHRNVITVRGTLADGSEVSVSGTLSGPKRIQKIVGVDSFDVDVVLTDHMAFFQYEDRPGVVGTLGRILGDASINIAGMQVARDDESGQALVSLTVDSEIPQPVLGEIAAEIGARFARSVDLGD